A segment of the Opitutia bacterium genome:
TTCTTTCGTGGTCGGACGCGTGACGGAAACGGTTTTGCCGACCTCGAGGCCGCGCACGTCGTCGAGGGTGAAGCGCGTCGCTCCGACCGGCACGCGGGCGTCGGTGATCCCGCGCAAGCTGCCGAAATCAGACGGTGCCGTCCCGCGCGCGGAGATCAGCGCCCGACGATCGGTTCCCGCAGCCACCAACACCGTCTTCTCGCCCGCGCCCCGCAACACCACGCCGCTCGCGCGGATTCGCAATCGGCCCTCGAGCACGAAACGCCCCTCGCTCAACAGCACCGCGCCGCGCACGCCATCGGCGTCGACGGGCAAGCCCGCGACGAAATCCAGCGCCGTCTGCAACCGCGCCGTGTCGTCCGCGCCGCTCGGCGCGACGCGCACGCGCGCCGGCACCTGCGGCAACGCCACGCCGCCGCCCGCGTAGCCCGCCGTCGAAAAATCCGGCACGCGATCTCCCCTGGCATCGGCGACGTATTCCACCTTGCCGTTCGCCTCGCGCACGACCGGCGGCCGTTGCACGGCCAGCGCAAACGCCGGTCCCGCGAGCAACAAAACACCGAGTGAAAGTCGTAGTCTCATGGCTGGGGCAACTGCGCGGTGATTCGGCTCAGATTTTCCGCGTGGGCGGCAAGTTTGCCATCGACGAACAGTCGGAAGCCGCGCGCCCCGAACCGGCCGCCGTCGCGATCCCATTCGATCGCGATCTCGTGCCCGTGGTAGCGCACGCCTTCGAGGCGAAACCAATCCCACGCATCCGGCGGCAACAGCGGCGCCACTTCGATCACGCTGTCCGCTCGCGGACGGAGCCCGATCACGTCGGCGATCAGCAGATCGGCGAAGGTCGAGTGGTTGTAGAAACGGCTGCGCGGATTCGCGCCCATGATCCACTCGCCCGTTTGCTCGTCGAGATACTCGCCGATGTAGGGCCGCCCGTCGTAGCGGTGGCAATGCACGTAGGTGCGAAACGCCTCGAAGTAGTCGCGCGCCGCGACGACGTCCTGCGGATACTCGCGCAACACCCGGCCGAGCGCCGTGAGCGTCTGCGACGTCGCGAACGGCCACACCGCGCCGTCCCACTCGCACGTGCGAATGCCGCGCGTCCGGAACGTCGGGTCGCGCCGCTCCGCCGTGGTGAGACCCGCCGGCGCCTTGAAGCCCTGTTCGTCGAGCAGTTGCTGCCACGCCGCCTCGTAGCCCCGCCCGCTTTCCGGCAGGCTGAAATACCACGGAATGAAACCAATCTGCTCGCGCACCGGGATGCGTTCGAGCTGTTCGGTGCGCGACGTGAAGAAGGTTCGCTCCGGATCCCAGAGGGTATCTTGCACGAGCCGCCGCAGCTGCGCCGCTTTGGCCGCGAACTCCGCGGCAACGTCCGTTCGTCCCGCTTCCCGCGCGATCGCGGCAATGGCGGTGGCGTTGCCGAACATGTAGCTGCTGATCGTCGGGCGGACGTTCTTCACTTTGCGCCCGCCGCTGATGGATTCCTCCATCGCGTCGCGCACGTCGTATTGCCAGAAAAGCCCGTCGGCGCGCCCGTTCTCCTTTTCCCAGGCGCGGTAGTCCGCGACGAGATCGTCGAGCAACGCCGTCGCGCCCTTCATGTCGCCGGTCGCGAGCGCGCGCTGCCAGACGGCGAACGCCAGCCACTGCGAATATTTGTGCAGGTGCGGCTGCGGGCGGCCGCTGTCGCCGCGCAGCCAGTAGAGCAGGTAGTCGTCGGCGAACGCCTGATCGCGCATCCACCGCAACTCCATCAGGTGATGCCCGAGCGCGCTGCTGATCGGCCGCGGCTTCGTGATGAACTCCGTGAACACCCAGCGCCCGCTCGTCGCGTCGCGTTTCAGGTGCTTGCGCAGCGACCACCAGCGGAACCAATAGATCTCCTCGACCTCCGCGTTGGAACACGTGAACGACGGCACGTTCGCCCGCAGCCACGCGGCCGCCTCGGCATTCGGCACGGCGTTGACCACGCTCTCGTCCTCCATCGCGTTGAACCGGACCACATGCGCCGCGATCGCGTCATCGCCGGCCGCCCGCGCGCCCAACCACCGCACGGCGCAAAGCGCGACGAGCAAAGGGAGGCGGGGTGACAGCGAGGGGAACACAGCGGGGAACGACACCGGAAAAGACGCGCGGACGAGCGTCTCGATTTCGCCCGCGATGTCCAGACAGGTGCCACCCGGCCTCAAGGCCGGAATCTGAACGCACCATCGTAGCGAAACCCCTCCCGAATTACTCCCGGCGGCAGGAATATTTCTTTCGGAATCATAATGCACCCCAGCGAACCCATCCCGACCTCGATTTGCCCCATTGCCCGATGCCACCTTTCCGAATCCCGGCCTGCCAGCGACTAACGAAACCACGCGCTCCGCCACGCCGCGCGACGTCGGGCAAAGCCGGCGCGCGCGTCACTATTTTTCCACTCGGGAAGCCGCCGCGTTCCGCCGTTGCCATCGCAATTTTCGCAGTCACTGGATATCCGCGCCCGCTTCTCGCCACGAGTCGGGTCCGTCTGCTCATGAGTTGTTCCCACCCCTCTCGCTCCGCTTCCGCCGGCCCGCTGCGCGCCGTGCGGTCCGCCCGGCGCACCGCATGAACAACGCCCGGCCCATCACCCTGCTCCAGCCGGGTCGCATCGCTTTCGGCGCCGGCTGCGTCGCGAACGCCGCGCTCGAGTTCTCCCGCGGACAGCATTGCCGCGCCGTCGTGGTGACCACCGCCGCCCTCGCCGCCGCGGCCGAGTCGCTGGCGCGGACGTTGCGCGACGCCGACATCGCCACCGAGATTCTCGTCGAACCGGCGGCCGAACCCACCGTCGCCAGCTGCGAGGATCTGCGCCGCCGCACCCGCGCCGCGCAACCCGACGTCGTTTACGCCCTCGGCGGCGGCAGCGTGCTCGACGTCGCCAAGCTCGCCGCCGCGCTGCACGACCGGAGCGAGCCGGTGGCGCAATTCTTCGGCAGCGGACTGGTTCCGCCCCGTCGCACCGCTCTGGCCTGCCTGCCCACCACCGCCGGCACCGGCAGCGAGGTCTCGCCCAACGCTCTCCTCCTCGACGAAGCCGCGCAGGCGAAGAAGGCCGTCATCAGTCCGGTCCTCGTGCCCGACATCGCCATCGTCGATCCCGAGCTGATGCGCACGCTGCCTCCCGCGCTCACCGCGACGACCGGCATCGACGCGCTCGCGCACTGCCTCGAAGCCTACGCGAATCTCTCCGCGCATCCGGTCGTCGACCACTATGCGCTGGAAGGCGTGCGCCTGATCGCGGCCCATCTCCCGCGCGCCGTCGTCGACGGCCACGACATGGCCGCGCGCTCCGCGGTCGCGCTCGGCAGTCTCTACGGCGGCCTCTGCCTCGGCCCGGTGAACACCAACGGTGTGCACGCCCTCGCCTACCCGCTCGGCGGCGAACATCACCTGCCGCACGGCCTTTCGATTGCGCTCATGTTGCCGCACGTCGTCGCCTTCAATTGCGCCGCCTTGCCCGAGCGCCACGCGGCGCTCGCGCGCGCGCTGGGCGCCCCCGAGAGCGACGACGCGCAGCAAACCGCCGCCGAATTGCCGGCGCGCCTCCGGTCGCTGCTCGCCGCGTGCCGCATCCCGATGGGACTCCAACATCACGATATTCCCCGCCACCGGCTCACGCATCTCGCGGAGGCCGGGTTGCTCGTCACCCGCCTGCTGAAGAACAACCCGCGCCCCGTCTCACGCGGCGACGCCATCGCCATCTACGAAGCCGCCTACAGCGCATGAAAACTTCCCCGCACGACGGCGTCATCGTTCCGCTGGTCACTCCGGCCACCGCGGACGGACGCCTCGACGAATCCGGCGCCGAGCGCCTCGTCGCCCACGTCGCCGGCCACGGCTGCGGCCTGCTCATCGCCGGCACCACCGGCGAGGTCGCGTCGCTCCCCGATTCCGTGCGCCGCCGGTTCGTGGAGATCGCTGTGCGCGTCGCCGCCGGCCGCGTGCCCGTGCTCGCGTGCATCGCGCACAATTGCTTCGCCGACAGCGTTGCCCTCGCGCGCGACCACCTTCGCACCGGCGCCGATGCCGTCGTCGGCATGCTGCCCAACTACTTCAAACTAGAGCCGGCCGAGATGCAGCGCTACTTCGAGCAGCTCGCCGCCGCGACGCCCGGCCCGCTCTACCTCTACAACATTCCCGCGACCGTCGGCATGTCGATCCCGCTCGAGGTTTTCGCCGCTCTCTCCGCGCGCGAAAACATCATCGGACTGAAGGACTCCGAAGCCACGCCCGGCCGCAAGGAGGCGCTCGCGGAGCGCTTCGCCGGTCGCGCCGACTTCGCGCTTTTCATGGGTGCCGCCGCCCACAGCGCCGCGGCGATGCGGATCGGTTTTCGCGGATTCGTCCCAAGTTCCGGCAACTTGCGCCCCGATCTCGCGGCGCGACTCTACGCCGCCGCGCGCGCCGGCGACTGGGCGCAGGCCGAACAGCTGCAACGCGACTCCGACGCGGTCACCGCCGTCTATCAGAAGGGACGCACGCTCGGCCAATCGCTCGCCGCGTTGAAGGCCGCGCTGCACTTGCAGGGCGTGTGCGGACCCGAGATGTTCTCGCCGCTCGCCCCGCTTTCTCCTGAGTCCCGCACCGGCCTGCGCACCGACCTCGATTCCCTCCCCTGCCCACCATGCCCCGCCTGCCGCTGATCGTCATCGCTGATGACCTTACCGGTGCCGCCGAACTCGCGGCCCTCGCTCACCAAGCCGGTCTTCGCGCCGTCGTGCTCACCGAGCCGCCGCGACGCGCCGTCGCCGCCGACGTGATCGTGTGCGACAGCGGCACGCGCCTCGCCACTCCCGCTGCCGCCGCCCGCGCCGTCAAACTGCTCGCCCGCCGCGTCCGCGCCATCCCGAACGCCGGCATCTTCAAGAAGGTCGACTCCGTCCTCCGCGGCAACGTCATGGCGGAAATCGAGGCGTGCATGGACGTGCTCGGCCTCAAGCGCACGCTGCTCGTGCCGTGCAATCCTTCCCTCGGCCGCATCATCAACAACGGCCGTTACTTCATCGCCGGCGTCCCGCTCCACAAGACGCCGTTCGCGCGCGAGCCGCATCATCCTCGCAAGACCTGCCTCGTCGACCGCCTCCTCGCCGACGGCACCTTCGACGTGAAGTGCTATCACCACGCCGAGGAGCTGCCCCAGAGCGGCGTGAGCGTCGGCGAAGCCAGCAGTCCCGCCGATGTCGCGCTGTGGGCCTCGCGTCTCGATGCCGAAACCTTTCCTGCCGGCGGCGCGGATTTCTTCCGCATGTGGCTCCAGCACCTGCGCGCGGGCAAGCGCATCGCGCCTTCCGCCCCACCGCAAATGCAGGCGACGCTCATGCTCAGCGGCACCGCGACTCCGACCGATCCGGTCACGCCGCTGCCGGGCCCAGCCCTCGCGCTCGATCCCGTGAAACTGCCGAAACCCGGCCCGCTCGCCGCCGCTGCACTCGCGCACTTGCGCGCCGCGAAGCTCGTTTCGGTTTTCATCCAGACCACGGGAAAAGGCGGCAAGGGCTCCTCGCAGGCGATCAACCGGATGTTCCTCAATCTCGTCCGCCGCGTCCGCCCGACCAAGGCGTTCGACCACGTCCTCATCGCCG
Coding sequences within it:
- a CDS encoding glycoside hydrolase, with the protein product MSFPAVFPSLSPRLPLLVALCAVRWLGARAAGDDAIAAHVVRFNAMEDESVVNAVPNAEAAAWLRANVPSFTCSNAEVEEIYWFRWWSLRKHLKRDATSGRWVFTEFITKPRPISSALGHHLMELRWMRDQAFADDYLLYWLRGDSGRPQPHLHKYSQWLAFAVWQRALATGDMKGATALLDDLVADYRAWEKENGRADGLFWQYDVRDAMEESISGGRKVKNVRPTISSYMFGNATAIAAIAREAGRTDVAAEFAAKAAQLRRLVQDTLWDPERTFFTSRTEQLERIPVREQIGFIPWYFSLPESGRGYEAAWQQLLDEQGFKAPAGLTTAERRDPTFRTRGIRTCEWDGAVWPFATSQTLTALGRVLREYPQDVVAARDYFEAFRTYVHCHRYDGRPYIGEYLDEQTGEWIMGANPRSRFYNHSTFADLLIADVIGLRPRADSVIEVAPLLPPDAWDWFRLEGVRYHGHEIAIEWDRDGGRFGARGFRLFVDGKLAAHAENLSRITAQLPQP
- a CDS encoding iron-containing alcohol dehydrogenase yields the protein MNNARPITLLQPGRIAFGAGCVANAALEFSRGQHCRAVVVTTAALAAAAESLARTLRDADIATEILVEPAAEPTVASCEDLRRRTRAAQPDVVYALGGGSVLDVAKLAAALHDRSEPVAQFFGSGLVPPRRTALACLPTTAGTGSEVSPNALLLDEAAQAKKAVISPVLVPDIAIVDPELMRTLPPALTATTGIDALAHCLEAYANLSAHPVVDHYALEGVRLIAAHLPRAVVDGHDMAARSAVALGSLYGGLCLGPVNTNGVHALAYPLGGEHHLPHGLSIALMLPHVVAFNCAALPERHAALARALGAPESDDAQQTAAELPARLRSLLAACRIPMGLQHHDIPRHRLTHLAEAGLLVTRLLKNNPRPVSRGDAIAIYEAAYSA
- a CDS encoding dihydrodipicolinate synthase family protein, giving the protein MKTSPHDGVIVPLVTPATADGRLDESGAERLVAHVAGHGCGLLIAGTTGEVASLPDSVRRRFVEIAVRVAAGRVPVLACIAHNCFADSVALARDHLRTGADAVVGMLPNYFKLEPAEMQRYFEQLAAATPGPLYLYNIPATVGMSIPLEVFAALSARENIIGLKDSEATPGRKEALAERFAGRADFALFMGAAAHSAAAMRIGFRGFVPSSGNLRPDLAARLYAAARAGDWAQAEQLQRDSDAVTAVYQKGRTLGQSLAALKAALHLQGVCGPEMFSPLAPLSPESRTGLRTDLDSLPCPPCPACR
- a CDS encoding four-carbon acid sugar kinase family protein, with amino-acid sequence MPRLPLIVIADDLTGAAELAALAHQAGLRAVVLTEPPRRAVAADVIVCDSGTRLATPAAAARAVKLLARRVRAIPNAGIFKKVDSVLRGNVMAEIEACMDVLGLKRTLLVPCNPSLGRIINNGRYFIAGVPLHKTPFAREPHHPRKTCLVDRLLADGTFDVKCYHHAEELPQSGVSVGEASSPADVALWASRLDAETFPAGGADFFRMWLQHLRAGKRIAPSAPPQMQATLMLSGTATPTDPVTPLPGPALALDPVKLPKPGPLAAAALAHLRAAKLVSVFIQTTGKGGKGSSQAINRMFLNLVRRVRPTKAFDHVLIAGGTTTALVLESLDWHRLEVVHVWGPGVVTLRPIEAPAILVTTKPGSYPWPVSLRRHFAATVELAAG